Proteins encoded in a region of the Panicum hallii strain FIL2 chromosome 3, PHallii_v3.1, whole genome shotgun sequence genome:
- the LOC112886985 gene encoding probable serine/threonine-protein kinase DDB_G0280133, with protein MDDGGNPAPPPSTSTAAAAAVAAQHQQLQRQLFLMQQQAQAQVQPHPQQLSQQAMSRFPSNIDAHLRPLGPLRFHQPQQQQQPQPQPQPPHSQGPSQSPSHGAAQQASPHQHHHHQQQQAAAAQAQAQAQAQAARVRSPEMEMALQDAMRVCNPDIKTPFQSIEDAVNRLLPYHVVADYEAEEDDRILDSDATGQIPSRLQQWDHNILVKIAEFTTTFEKQVLAYNIMTKKRAIGEFRSEERLMLEQALLQEEKQAMLGLRAEMESREKAGREAAEAKMRMAMEHARAEAQAHSEMMNHGPIRASAVASQGDGGPTHGMEQEQGDDGWESAQRDDEDPSEDFLNDENEPENGNSDGQGNWRRSGELDLNSR; from the exons ATGGACGACGGAGGCAACCCCGCCCCTccgccctccacctccaccgccgcggccgccgccgtcgccgcgcagCACCAGCAGCTCCAGCGCCAGCTCTTCCTGATGCAGCAGCAGGCGCAGGCGCAGGTGCAGCCCCACCCGCAGCAGCTGTCGCAGCAGGCCATGTCCCGCTTCCCCTCCAACATCGACGCCCACCTCCGCCCCCTCGGCCCGCTCCGCTTCCACCAGccccagcaacagcagcagccgcagccgcagccccaGCCGCCCCACTCGCAGGGGCCGTCTCAGTCGCCGTCGCATggggcggcgcagcaggcgTCACCGcaccagcaccaccaccaccagcagcagcaggccgcggcggcgcaggctcaggcgcaggcgcaggcgcaggcggcCAGGGTCCGGAGCCCCGAGATGGAGATGGCTCTGCAGGACGCCATGCGGGTCTGCAACCCGGACATCAAGACCCCCTTCCAGTCCATCGAGGACGCCGTCAACAG GTTATTGCCTTACCATGTTGTTGCTGACTATGAGGCTGAAGAAGATGACAGAATCCTTGACAGCGATGCAACTGGCCAGATTCCTTCTCGCCTGCAGCAATGGGACCATAACATTCTGGTTAAGATTGCTGAGTTCACAACTACTTTTGAGAAGCAAGTTTTGGCATACAACATAATGACCAAGAAGAGGGCCATTGGTGAGTTCAGATCGGAGGAACGGCTGATGCTGGAGCAAGCCTTGTTACAGGAGGAAAAACAGGCTATGCTGGGACTGAGAGCGGAGATGGAGTCGAGGGAGAAAGCTGGTCGCGAGGCTGCCGAAGCTAAGATGCGTATGGCAATGGAGCATGCACGGGCTGAGGCCCAAGCGCACTCTGAGATGATGAATCATGGTCCTATTCGAGCCAGTGCTGTGGCTTCACAAGGGGACGGTGGCCCTACTCATGGCATGGAACAAGAACAGGGTGATGATGGGTGGGAAAGTGCTCAGCGGGATGATGAAGATCCATCTGAGGATTTCCTCAATGATGAGAATGAACCCGAGAATGGGAACTCAGATGGGCAAGGGAACTGGCGCAGGTCTGGGGAGCTTGATCTGAACTCTAGGTAA